Below is a genomic region from Belonocnema kinseyi isolate 2016_QV_RU_SX_M_011 chromosome 4, B_treatae_v1, whole genome shotgun sequence.
ATAGACTGGCAtgctgttaattttttattggttgaattcaattattttaaatttgaatcaattcaaattaaatgtttactttcaatttttaataagtaattgaaaattctgttaattttaaactttattttatttcttgtataCCTATAATGCATTATATGTAAACttcatatgattaaaaatttcaattctttcaactttgaaatataaaaatttgtattattgccggaatataaattatttctaatttaaactaaatgtctaaatggttttaaattttaattcaagttctaaacaaaaaaggaatttctaaaaacaaaataaaattggtaggtaatacaatttcaaactacaattgtttttaatgattacatttttgaattctatttGAATGCAagtttgaattattatattttattttttaagattgattacCTCCAAATCTAAATTAGTTCTGATTTAATAATAGTtcgaaacaattataaatttgaatcacATTGAGAAAATTGCAATGCTAATGTTctgaaacaaaagaaatttctataaaatatataagtttaaaaaatcaaatttaatcattcttcattttacgaaaataaataaaattaaaataaattgaacagtAATTTTGATATCAAAATCAGTTCTCTTAAACTGAattcttgtatttgaattttctcgagtttaaattatgaaaaatgttaactattagcaatgtgtaatatatttataataatataccttctactaaaattaagtttttctcgtGGCGAATTTACACCAAGAATAGAGTTATCACTGGAAagagtttttgaatttcttcTTTTAGCAGAAGGTCTTCGAATGACAGGACTTTTGATTTCTTCTGCATTTCGTACCACAATACTTTCATCAAATTTCGTAAATGCCGAAATATGGTGCGTGTCTTCCTCGTCACTACTGTCTCTAATATCCCTAATATTCATAGCTGTTGCTGGCaacaattaaatcaattatttctcattcttcaatttataaaatgcTATTAATATTGTTGCATTTTAGGGTTTTATTACTTATTAAATCCAAAATCGAATTCTTGAATATAGAATTGCAAATACTTTGCACTTGATAAGAAACTTAGATTGGAAATGCTTCCTGTCGTCATGATACAAACTATTGTGACACTTTACCTTACTGACGATTGTTTGTCTCTACAAGGTTGCCTTGGTTACGCTCCACTTTGGTGAATTCCCAgctgtttttcaaattattcctgCTTAGATTACTTTTATGTTTATCCGTTTATTGTTAAATAAGTTTCTATTaactatttataaatataataaataaaatgttgctaATATTCTTGCaagtatagttttatttttatttaaaaacactaaaattGCATAGTTTACTTGAAAGGTTTTCAATTAAGGTCCTTGATTTCTTTTGATGGACAATGATGaggtaaatttaattaaattttaaacattagcaTGGTTTTAAGTCTGTTTGACAATTTACACTTCCAATATTTTGTGCCTCAATTTTATGAATGCTTTCAAGTGTGAAATTATTTTGCATTTCAGTTTTTTGgatttgacttttaaatctaAAGCGAGGTTAATCATGCTTCTCTAAAATATCACATTTATAAgcatgatgaaaataaaaaaatcaagataatttattaatgtaaaaatcTTTTTGACCCAAGCCAGATGCGTCTTCAACAGGATTAAAATTTGTATCAGTTATTATCTAAAGTAACTTTATTGtcaaatatcaatcaaaaaattttatttttgcaacggattttaattgatcattttaagttttttttcattgcattatcacaattcaaataatgattttttatacataaagttactcccaaagattaattttgtcgTGCACTATCAAAAATTGGacatctatttttaattattttagactgGTTTTCAATATATCTTCTGAGATGActatatcagaaataaaaaaagcgCTATATTGAGGTTTGCCATTTGGCTACGactaaaaatggttgaatttgtttgtttttttagtaTCATAAAATACTCCAAAtaacgattttaaagattgctaaaaaattactgttttaaggTTTGCAAAGTTGGTACGACCAAGCTTAAGTTGATTTTTATTCTTCGACAGCactaaatttgaagtttaaatatttgtttaatttaattttctttgctaaaaatgtaattaattacaaattttcgaattaaataagTGTTTCATTAATGAGTTCAGTAAATTAAGTGAATTATAAAAACCGAAAATTTGTAAATGCTCGTTATTTTGACATCATTGAAGCTTGAAAATTCTAAACttcttcaataatttatttgcattattttcaaCCTTGATTGTGAAAAATGAGCACTGTTACCTACACTGAGAAAAGTTtcgagagattaattcacggaagcgcgtcATTTTTGTGCAACAATTTGTACGCAATTTAGAGTCTCGGACtttgtgatctaaaagcatagaattcgagacccaAGAGCAAAGGGAcgtggcctaatgcctgaaacttcgagaactatgctttaaaagcaagggttccgagatcttagttctcgcgccaaagcgtaATAAAAGCTAGCAgtagttccgtgaattaatctcatgaaatttctcttcgtatatacatataaaaataaagttatcgCATAgctgaaaaacattaaatttgttcagtattgtaatcttgaaaaatatagaaaaactcTAAAATGTcgagtttttaagttaaattagtCATGTTACAGGATCAAGATGTAAAAGGGAGCTCAAGTTTTTAATAGAACAAGCAAAAAGTAATAGTTTGTAACAagcattgattttcaaaaataattattttaatttagataatacaatggaaataaagaaaaatagccCGAATACCTATATAATTCTATTATACAAGaaagtattatattatataagTATTATATcaagaaagtattttaattaaacttaattaaatcatttaattttatatagttttgtattgtttagtttttatcttattttcttacttcggaaaaaataaaacatgtataTTTCCACTAACTCAGTGTAAAacataattaaagtttttgacagataaaactattttgattaaagcTGAAAGTTGTgacagatttaaataattaaattatagttaaaacaTGCCAGGGTTATAATTTGGAAAaggtaacatttttttcacaaatcccCACTTTTAAAAAGtgctaaataaaatgttataggaaattcgaatcaaatttatatatttgaatttaattcttCCGAaaccttaatattaaaaaatattgaaagtaagtttctaaaataatagaagatGTTCTGTACAATACAGAAAAAATGTGTCCTGTCACTTTCCTGGAAAATGAACCGTATATTTTTCTCTAAATCAGGGTAATATATATCGCACAATGTCGTGTCTCGAAAATTTTGCAATCATAATTTCGGAACAGTTTTAGATAAAGTTTGCATTTTAAAGCAACAATtgctattttaaaacaaaaatcattataatttgaacaacatttattatctttaaacaatttaagattaTGTTATTGTTTTCCGTTggtaattggtatttttaataaaaaattaatagatttcaaataatatttataatttgtcaaCACCTTTAGGGTCGTGAATTtcacctgaaatttttttttttacaaaaaataattagatttaaatacaaaaacttttgtttaaaataataaaatgtacaagtttgaacaatttttgattatttcataGTATTTTTCGTCGGAGAATTTATTTTGTGTGTTTTCTTAGAAAATAtgagcattattaaaaaaaaaattgttattttaaacagaaagcaTTTAGTTACAcgatttgaaccattttttgtatgttatgttagtgtttttcgttgaaaattaatatttttaataaaaaagtcataagattTTTGAGATCATCATAATTCTTTAGACATTAAATCCGCAATTTGTATATAATTCTTGGttttgtggacattttttttatcaggaatcgatacttttaattaaaataaaacattgtatttcaaaaaagataaaacgtttttgaaggattttaggtGATCCCCGCTACTTCAACAGAAAtggatgatttaaaataaaaatcatgttaGGTTTAAGTGCACAAGTTTTATTGTCCatattaaattatagaaatagtaTGTTGTATTACAAGGGATAAAACAGCGATTGCAACGAGTGTTGTTTGCTGCCTGAGCGAATCGAGGGCTGCcttcacacgagttgcgatcgttgTGTTATTTCCTAGTAATGCACATTATTTTgcatagcaaatctattgaaaaatcgagtgcaggtacctgtagaccctacctTTCTACCTGCTTAACTGTGTACCCTAgagttgaaacaaaatgtttcaaccctaggggtGCAAACACCGTCTTTCAGCCCGCTTTACACGTACCAaaactcgaagacaaaatgtttcaatagAGGCGCTATGAGAAATAGTATAAATTCATTCTGaagttaagatatcaattttcttcaattctccaAAATATTTTCGCTGCTTtgctattattttagataatagatactattatttgtgaaaattttgcattagaattgcttaatattttaatttgaaaattgcgccacaaagagaaaaaatccCGCCCGTGGCTGGCGtgttttttagtgattttaaagttaaaactttCTTAATGatcttttattcaaataaataaacaaactgCCGTTATGGATCGTCCTTTTGTCGATCTTATTAAGGTTTTTGTCTAACTACATGAACATGTGTTTAGacaattattatacatttttataattataaaagtacTTATATCATTCGTCAAATGCAGAAACTAAATTAATTcccttaatcatttttttgtataaaaaaacaatgaaagaAACAGGTTTAAAATCGCtgttataaaatgattttatacatttttatcattttaaagtaCTTATATCATTCGTCAAATGCAGAATTTAAATTAATcccattaatcatttttttctataaaaatacaaCGGAAGGAAACAGTTTAAGAAGGGctgttttaaaatggaaatacCAAGTTGCAAAAgtaatattcttttattaaaaatatgaaaatgtagcaaaattgacatttttagtaCTGCTTCCGCAGACTTCACATTGTACTTGTTCAATACTCACACAAAAGGTAACAATTATCGCAATAAAAATAGGTAGACGAAAATCCGTCCACCCAAAAGTGTTTACAAAAGATAAACAAATGTTCTTGTTGAATCAGCAGCAAGTGATAACAAAAGttgtaaaaattgttaacaaGATTACGCCTAGAATGAAAAAATCCAatttagatacaaattttcagagcCAAATATTGTCTCAAGATTCTCAGTTATCATTTAGACGTcctaaattaatgtttaagagTTTGATACATAGTTTGATCAAACTCGGAAAGGTAAAAATGATCAAATGGTAAAaacaaaaagagacgtaaaaaaagttttctaccagagaagaattatttttttcaaattatttttgcaatttagtactaaatttttcacaggagaAAATTATTAAGTCTCCTTTTTATCCCATTTTTATCATTTGTTAACAATATTTCGCCTCTCTCCTAAAATCGAAAATATTCATTCCTCTAATAAAAGTGAATGAAACTTTAGATTCTCGAGGACGTTTGAGCTTCTTTTCAAGATCATGTAATATGCacgatatttgagattttatataGGATATTTTCCATAGACATGACCACTTCTAGTTTTTCGAATTAGCCAATGCTGTgacttatttacttttttcaaatttctccatCCTTTTTGCGTACTTTCTGAGTATTGAGAATTGTTGTCACTCTGGTTTGCAAAAATTGAGGATGTGCTCAAATTTTTTCTGTGAGAGTAGTCGTGTTCGTAAATATAATTATCTCTTCGTGGACTTTCACCCTCTTCGGAAAAATACTCGTCTCCACGGTCATGATAATATTTAATTGCTTTTGTTATCAAAGATCGCGGAAGATGATAAATTGGGTCATCTGGAAAATCCGCagaaattctggaaaataaatttatttggttgaagaaacagaatatttattaattaagttagataaatattataaattaaattaaacattgatttttaaatataaaataattcaaattttaatttgccaTTATTAATTCAAAACTCCAATTTACGTTTCTGTTCTTTTATGTGAAAATCGATTGTCCTCATCTTCCTTAGTACATTTGGCTGAAAGAAAAACAAGAACACCTAGGAATGCACAGATAATAAAAAAGGCTGCAAAATCAGCTGTGACATGCTTAATTGCAGACGGTGttcgaattttggaattttcgatgTTCTCAACTTTTATGGTGGATGTAAGAAGCCGGGGAAGCTCCTTGATAAGAATATCCTGTAAATTCACGAaaagtttttgttataaaaaactgaacaatttaataatgtttatgaatttgtttatgattttcaataataataataattaattctacaGATTCTACATTATGTGTTTTAATTTAGACAGTCTTAAATGTTAATGTTTAACTTACGTGTTTTGTAATTTTAATCCTATaaatttgtattacttaaaacTTTAATGTTTTCAGTTTGTACACATTTGTCATATtcaaaatgttacttttcacttaaatactttttaaatttctacgtTTCTCATCGTCCCAAAATTTGGTATGAGTAGtcaaatattgttcatttttcatgATATCGGCTTTGGCTAGAGCTAGATGTACCCAAATTTCGCGATGACTAGATACTTTTTCCAGCACCGATAATTTTTCGAGATGACTAGATGCAGCCGAAATATATTTGACTGCCCATCCCGAATCCCGGAACGTTAACACTTTGTTTTTCAGTgttaatgcttttattttttttttacggtTTGAATTCAGGTTTTGctcatttttattcattattgtaaaaatacataatttcatGATAAAGATACTTTTactgataaaatatatttttgccgGGAATGGGTTGTataatagtaaattaattaaaacatgaaaaactTACTCGAAGGAAGGCAAATACATTTCGAATTATGAGTTGAAGGAGGTAGTACATATCTGTGAGGTTGTTCATTTTGAATTACGGGCGAATTGATCttgtttatcaaattaattcTAGAAGCTCAAACTTCTTTTTGAAGTTGgtaaaaaactctttaaatttatcTCATTATTTACCGAAAAAAACGCGTTTGACAAAGCGAACTGCTCAAAATTTGACAAAGACTTCAAAAGCCCAGTGCTAAATGTCATGTTCGCTATCAATCGTATATCAATGATTTGAATATAGGAATGCACAAAAATAAGGCTCGACTtccttttttttcgaattatttttggtAGTAATTTTTTTCCTTGGCAGGCAGACGTGCTCATTTAGATATTTTACAGGATGTCGAACAAACCGGGGATATCGGGAAATATCCAGGAATTTAAGTAATACTGGGAAATCCCGGGAGTTGACCGAAAACACAAATTTGAACCGGAGATCACgtttaaagttttcgaaaatatgatattttttatcattcgTGATAATGaagacaaataatattttttgagtaCTTACCGTTGAAAATggtaacaaatataataaaaaattattcgaaaatcaaaatatttaaagaaaaatgtataactttttttagtttgaaccCTTCAATAATTTTgggaaactgtttaaaaaaaaaacatttttttaaatacactttctgttataatttttaaattagggaatagaaataagtgatatttttaattaaccttGTAAGATTGTTTATGGCTATTAAATCAAGATTCGTCGAAAATTCCTTTCGTGAattgttttctaataaaaaatagaaatgtaaatattttttggatttgcggAACCAAGTTATCGTTTTAAGTGCTTAagattatttatgaaattcataatttaggGACCagtgaaaattaatatacataattagattATAATTGCTTCAGACGTATGAGACATATTTGACGTATGGGGAATATTAGAGATGGCTCAAGCATGGTACACCAGCTCCTTTTCGATGAATTGTCGGGACTCTATGAaccaaaattgaatgaaaaatagaTAATTCTGAAGTTTATTGAATAACCTTTCAAATGGTacgattgattaaaattttttttttattacaagctTAAGGTCGCATCAACTACAAGGTCATTAGCGACCACACTTACAAACAAGTATCATATAGGGGTATACATTGAAGGTTCTGTATAATTAATGAGATTTATAGTTCAAAAGAAAAACATAGTTCTGAAAAATTATATGTGGTTAAGAAGACCTATTTCGTTGAGTAAACCTAGTACATTTTGGAAGGATATTGGATCCGTAAACATTCTTTTTAGATTCTCCAGTAGGTGATATTGCCTTCTTTGATTTAGATAGTTTGAACAGTCTACCAACAAATGTTTTATGGTAAGAATCACttcacaattttcaaacttttttggatcactttttgaaattaaattataatgcgTTAGGTGGGTGTGACCAATTCTCAATCTAGTTAGGGCTATTTGATATTTTCGACTGTCGAGGAGAATGTTATTTTCTTCGAAGAAATCGCTTTTTATTTCATGGAGTTTGGTGGCTGTTGATGACTTCCAAGTGTTGTTCCAGATCCTATTGACAGTAGAGTTGATGGTATTGTGCATATCATAATACTCGACTATAGAATATGCATCAGGAACTGGAAGAGTACAGGCTAACTTAGCTAGAGCATCAGCTTCTTCATTGCCTTTAATTCCTTTGTGTGAAGGAACCCAAAAGAAGACTATTTTTTTCCCCAGGAAACATAGATTTGTCAAAGACTCTTTGATAGTTTGGGTTGTACAGTCagatttagtgaaattttttatagctAAGATAGTACTCAGTGAGTCCAAGAGGATAATGAAATTTGTGTCCTNNNNNNNNNNNNNNNNNNNNNNNNNNNNNNNNNNNNNNNNNNNNNNNNNNNNNNNNNNNNNNNNNNNNNNNNNNNNNNNNNNNNNNNNNNNNNNNNNNNNGAAGGCATTTGGTATTTTATCTGGTCCAGGACTAGTGTTTTTACATTGACTAAGTGTAGATCTGAGTTCAGTAATTGTAATTGGGGAATTTATAGGCGAAATGTCTTCCAGATCAAAGTTGATTTCCTGGTTAatacttctatttttaaattgtaggaaCTTTTGATTATAGTTTGAGTCACTCGAGTTTTTTGCGAAGCTATCTAAAATTTCGTTTGCCATTTCAACGGGGTCCATTAGTATAGAATTATCGTCTTTTATCAGTGAGAATAGGGTAAGGGGagttgaatttccttgaattttatttatttttcttcatgatGTAGCACTAGGAGCATGGTGCGTCAGAGAGGAGATGTAGTTTAACCAAGATTTTCGGCTGCTAAGCTTGTTTGTTCTGCGTGACAAAGATCGGAGCTTTTTGAATTCTAATTTGTTTTCGGtggttttatgttttttatatacatttaagGCATGCTTTTTATCTTCGAGAGCTTCAT
It encodes:
- the LOC117171490 gene encoding uncharacterized protein LOC117171490 codes for the protein MNNLTDMYYLLQLIIRNVFAFLRDILIKELPRLLTSTIKVENIENSKIRTPSAIKHVTADFAAFFIICAFLGVLVFLSAKCTKEDEDNRFSHKRTETISADFPDDPIYHLPRSLITKAIKYYHDRGDEYFSEEGESPRRDNYIYEHDYSHRKNLSTSSIFANQSDNNSQYSESTQKGWRNLKKVNKSQHWLIRKTRSGHVYGKYPI